A genome region from Nicotiana tabacum cultivar K326 chromosome 13, ASM71507v2, whole genome shotgun sequence includes the following:
- the LOC142168055 gene encoding uncharacterized protein LOC142168055, producing the protein MDEIMWNARSVNTKQAFERPVTMHRQYHFEFIGFMEPMQQARKLERYRMKIGFAQAIANVSNKIWAFIDEVFEVTILYDMVQQLTLRLFHTETHVELILTMVYAKCDAIERIELWDSLYAMARDMTVPCLVGGDFNVIWDEEETFGGLPVSLDEVDDFRHCINTCNLTDLGFKGSIYTWWNGRAEEDCIFKRLDRCVANMEYQQTFPGLEVTHLSKIGSDHSPMLLKCNIDAAPVKKSFRFLNFWVKHESFKDVVRENWHADFSANPFILFNYKLKKLKKKLPTWSKATYGDIFQKIASLEKVVMVHKAQFEEHPTQLNRERLRKVHAELIRYLALEEEFWKQKSGMQWFKDSDRNTKFFHA; encoded by the coding sequence ATGGATGAAATTATGTGGAATGCTAGGTCAGTGAATACTAAACAAGCCTTTGAGAGACCTGTTACAATGCATAGACAATATCATTTTGAGTTTATAGGTTTTATGGAACCAATGCAACAAGCTCGAAAGTTGGAAAGATATAGAATGAAGATAGGTTTTGCACAAGCAATTGCAAATGTATCAAATAAGATATGGGCATTCATCGATGAAGTTTTTGAAGTCACTATATTATATGATATGGTGCAACAGCTAACTTTGAGGTTATTTCACACTGAAACTCATGTGGAGCTCATTCTTACAATGGTGTATGCAAAGTGTGATGCCATTGAGAGGATAGAATTGTGGGATTCATTGTATGCGATGGCTAGAGATATGACTGTCCCATGTCTTGTTGGTGGTGATTTTAACGTAATATGGGATGAGGAGGAAACATTTGGTGGCTTACCAGTGTCCTTAGATGAGGTTGATGACTTCAGGCATTGTATTAACACTTGCAATTTAACTGATCTTGGCTTCAAGGGTAGCATTTACACATGGTGGAATGGACGTGCAGAAGAAGACTGTATCTTTAAAAGACTTGATCGTTGTGTTGCTAACATGGAATACCAACAAACATTCCCAGGATTGGAGGTTACTCACTTATCTAAGATTGGTTCTGATCATAGTCCAATGTTGTTAAAATGTAATATTGATGCTGCTCCAGTGAAGAAATCATTCAGATTTCTTAATTTTTGGGTTAAACATGAATCATTTAAAGATGTGGTGCGTGAAAATTGGCATGCTGATTTTAGTGCCAATCCTTTTATCCTCTTCAATTACAAGCtgaagaagttgaagaagaaattgccaACTTGGAGTAAAGCTACCTATGGAGATATATTTCAAAAGATAGCAAGTCTTGAGAAAGTTGTTATGGTACATAAAGCCCAATTTGAAGAACACCCTACACAACTGAATCGAGAAAGGCTAAGAAAAGTACATGCAGAATTGATTAGATACCTTGCTTTGGAGGAGGAATTTTGGAAACAAAAATCAGGAATGCAATGGTTTAAGGATAGTGATAGGAACACCAAGTTCTTTCACGCATAA